Below is a window of Oceanivirga salmonicida DNA.
CCATAAAATCTAAAATTATTTGCTGGAACTATATCTTTTTCCATTCTATGTCTAGTTCCTATAAAAATTATTTTATATCCTTCATTTCTCATTTTATTTGCTAATGCAAGAGCAGGGTATATATGCCCTCCTGTTCCACCAGTTGTAAATGCTATATTTTTCATTTCTATATTTCTCCTTTTTTATCTGAATTTATAGCAAAAAGAACTAATGCTATACACATTGTATTTGCTATAAATGAACTACCACCATAACTAATAAATGGTAGTGTTATACCTGTTGATGGTGAAAGATTTAAATTTATAGCTATATGTACTACTATTTGATTTGCAATATTAAATGCTACTCCAAAAACTATGTATTTATTAAAAAAACTATTCAAACTAAAAGCTATATAAAATAATATAAATATTAATGACATAAATAATAATATTATTATTATTGCCCATATAAATCCACCTTCTTCTGAAATAGCAGCAAACATATAGTCATTATGTGCTTCTGATAAATAAAAATATTTATGTAGCCCATCTCCTATACCAAGTCCTGTAATATTTCCTGTCTTTATTGCTGATAAAGCTGCTGCTACTTGTGGGTGAACTTTATCTCCACCAAATGATACTATTCTTTGCCAACTGTAATCTCTACTTAATATTAATAATAAAATAAAAGATAAGCTCCCTATTCCTGCAATACCAAATTTAATTTTTTGTCTAGCTGTTGTTACACAAAACATAAGATACCCTATCAAGGCATATTGTAATGCTGATGTCTTAGATTTTTCAAGCCATATTGCTAGGAAAAATATTGCTGTTATTCCTAAAAAATTTACTATAGTATTTTGTTCATCTCTTCTGTATCTATAATAAACTGAAGCCAATAAAATTATGAATATAGGTTTAACTATTTCTGATGGTTGTAAAGTAAATCCTGGAAGTCTTATCCATCTATGAGCTCCTTTTACTGCTGGAAATGCTAATGGTAAAAGTAATAAGAAAATACATATACCTATAATGGTATATTCTAAAGCTTTATTAGGATTCATAAACTTTTTTCTATTCTCTAACAATACTTTATATAAAGCAAATGATGCAGCTACTGCCATTGCAACGATAATTAAATGTTTAATAAACATTCCACCATTTCCAACTGGGTCTTTTAATATTAAAGGCATAGTTATACTTCCTATAAATACTATTCCTATTACTGATATTGCTAAAACTATTGTTATTAGTGCATATTGTAGATTTTTTTTATCCATTATTTCCTCCAAATGTATTTAAAACTAAATCTTTAAATACCTTTCCTCTATGTTCAAAACTTTTAAATTGATCAAAACTTGCAGTTGCAGGCGATAAAAGAACATAAGTTTCACTATCAAAATCTAAATGTTTTTTTAAATATATTATAGTGTTTTCTAAATTTTTTGTTTCTATATACTTAGTATAACCCACATTTTTAAAATATGATACATATAAATTAGAATTTTCTCCTATAAGCATACAAAAGATATTTTCACTACATATTTTTTGGAAAAATAGGCTATTATCTATTTTTTTATCTTGTCCACCACAAATTAAATAAACTTTTTTATTCTTAAATGTTTCTAATGCGACTAAACTAGATTCTACATTAGTTCCTTTCGAATCATTTATAAAAGTAACTTTGCCCTTTTTTAAAAAGTTTTCTACTCTATGTTCTAGTGGTTTAGTTCCTGATAAAAAACTTGATATAGTTTCATTTTTTATACCTATAATCTTTGCTATCGCTATAATATTAAGCATATTTTGTACATTATGCTCTCCTTTTAAACTAGTATTTTCTTTTGAAATTATTAATTCATTTTCAAAATATAGAGCATTTTCATTATTTTTTATATACACTTTCTTTGCTTTTAACTCTTTACTTACAAGTTTTTCAAATAATTCATCATCTTTATTAATTATCATATAATCATTTTCATCTTGGTTATTAAATATATTAAATTTTGTAGCATAATAATCATCAACATTTAAATATCTACTTAGATGATCAGGTGTTAAATTAGTTATAAGTGCAATATATGGCTTTATTTTAGGATTATTTTCTAATTGATAACTACTAAGTTCTAATACTACATAATCATTAGTATTATCGTTTAATATAATTTCTGAAAATGAATGCCCCTCATTACCACCTAGTGCGACTTTAAAACCTGCATATTTAAGTAATTCATAAGTTTTAGTACATACAGTAGTTTTCCCATTAGTTCCTGTTACTGCAACGATTTTAGTATCTTTATTCATATAATCTAATGCAAAATCTATTTCAGATATTACTTTTATATTATTATTAACACAATATTTTAAATAAGGATTAGTCCAAGCAATTCCTGGACTTTTAATAACTATATCATCTTTATTAGTCATAGAAATAGCATCCATACTTTTAATACCATTTTTATCATCTACTACTATGTATTCTAATTTCTTATTCTCTAATAATTTCATTGCCCCAATACCACTGATACCAAGACCAAATACTACATATTTCATATATTCTCCACTATTTTAATTTAATAATCTCATCAAAAAATTCTTTATTTTCATCATATAAATGGTGTGTAACCATTATTACTGTTAAATCTTTTTGAGATAAAATATTTTTTTCTATTTCTATTGCCCGTCTTTTATCAAGATTAGCAGTACTTTCATCTAAAATTAATATATCTTTTTCTCCTATTAATTCTCTAGCTATTGATATTCTTTGTTTTTGTCCACCTGATAAATCATCTGTATAAATAGTATCTAATCTATCTAATGCAAATTCATCAACATAAGATAATTCTAATGCTCTTTTAAATGTTTCATCTTTTATGTTACGACCTATTAATAAATTATCTCTTAATGTTTCAGATAAAATATATGGTTTTTGCATTATTATTCCAACTATATTTTGTAAACTCTTAAAATCTATATTTCTATAATTTATACCATCTACTAAAATATCTCCATCATAATTTAATATTTCTCCAGTTAATATTTTTAGTAAAGTTGATTTACCAGAGCCTGAATCTCCTGTTATTGCTATTTTCATACCCTTTTTAACTTCTATATTAGGGTATGTTATTATATTATTACTATCAAAAATAACTTTTAAATTAGACATAACTAATTTATCATTAAATTTTGATATTTTAGTTTTTTTATCTTTTTTATATACAAATGGGTATTTATCTAATAATTTAAAACTTGCCCTAAATGTAACTATATTATATGCTGCACCTCTTGTATAATTAAATAAGGTACTTGTTAAATTTGCAATTGAAAATATTACCCCTGTTGTTATTTCTCCTTTAATGATTAAATAACCTGTTGCTATGAATATAACGGTTTGTGCTATTATACTTGCTAACATAGAAGTAGAATTTGCAATAGTTGAAATCTTAACTAAGTTAACTTTGGGTACTATCATTTTTTCGAAACTTGCTAAAATTTGATTTTTAAAGTATGTACTTTGATTATTATGATAAAAAATTTCAAATCCATTTACAAAATCATTAGTTTTCTTTAGAACTCTACTTGAATGTTCTGACACATCTTTTGTTGCCTTTTCAACCTTTTTTTGAAACATTCTAGGAGAATAATATACGAAGGCTGTCATAATTACTGATATTAATAGTAGTGTCCAATGGAAATATACTATTGCAAATGCATTTAAAGTTACTGTAATTATACTTTCTATTGCTCCATAAAATTGACTAAATCCATTATCTCTTAATAAATTCATATCATTTACTAGCCATGAAATATATTCTGATTTAGTATTTTTCTTAAATTCGGCATAATCATATTCTGTTAATGGGTCTAATATGTCTAATCTAATAGCGTTTAATTCTTTTTGCATTAAATCTTCTTTAATAGTATCTTTAACTGCTTGGGCATAACTAACTAAGCACCAACAAAGTATATCTATTATTGAAAACATTAAAAATGTGTTCAAATTTTTTGATATTATTGCATCTAGCACATATGTTAATATTACTGATGATGCAACTGTTGCTCCTGCCCATACTATTATCCAAAATAAAAGATATAGGTTTTGTGATTTAAACTTAAAAATATACTTAAACATACTATTTTTATTAGACATAATAAACCTCCCTTATTCCCGTGTTAATCTATTTTTTATTAAAAATTTCAAATGCTTTCTTTAATTGAACATCTCCATTTTTCACAATTTCTTTTGCTTTTTTTTCACCATATTGTTTTGTTAAAACATCTTTTATTATTGACATTCTTTTCATATTTTCGCTATCACTTTCATTTATGTATGCTGTTTTTGCAACTAAATTATCCATTTCTATTTCTATGTCTGGTTTTATACCTACTTTATCTATTTCATTTTCACTAAATGTATAGTATTTTCCTGCTGTTAATTTAACTATATTACCAGAATCTAAATAATAAAATCTTTGTGTTATACCTTTCCCAAAAGTATTTTCCCCAATTATAGTGGCTCTATTATAGTCTTTTAAAATTGATATAAGTATTTCTGATGCTGAAGCTGTAAATTTATTTGCTAACACAATAATTTGCCCATCAAATAATTGTTTTTCATTTTTTTCATAAATA
It encodes the following:
- a CDS encoding ATP-binding cassette domain-containing protein, which gives rise to MSNKNSMFKYIFKFKSQNLYLLFWIIVWAGATVASSVILTYVLDAIISKNLNTFLMFSIIDILCWCLVSYAQAVKDTIKEDLMQKELNAIRLDILDPLTEYDYAEFKKNTKSEYISWLVNDMNLLRDNGFSQFYGAIESIITVTLNAFAIVYFHWTLLLISVIMTAFVYYSPRMFQKKVEKATKDVSEHSSRVLKKTNDFVNGFEIFYHNNQSTYFKNQILASFEKMIVPKVNLVKISTIANSTSMLASIIAQTVIFIATGYLIIKGEITTGVIFSIANLTSTLFNYTRGAAYNIVTFRASFKLLDKYPFVYKKDKKTKISKFNDKLVMSNLKVIFDSNNIITYPNIEVKKGMKIAITGDSGSGKSTLLKILTGEILNYDGDILVDGINYRNIDFKSLQNIVGIIMQKPYILSETLRDNLLIGRNIKDETFKRALELSYVDEFALDRLDTIYTDDLSGGQKQRISIARELIGEKDILILDESTANLDKRRAIEIEKNILSQKDLTVIMVTHHLYDENKEFFDEIIKLK
- the murD gene encoding UDP-N-acetylmuramoyl-L-alanine--D-glutamate ligase is translated as MKYVVFGLGISGIGAMKLLENKKLEYIVVDDKNGIKSMDAISMTNKDDIVIKSPGIAWTNPYLKYCVNNNIKVISEIDFALDYMNKDTKIVAVTGTNGKTTVCTKTYELLKYAGFKVALGGNEGHSFSEIILNDNTNDYVVLELSSYQLENNPKIKPYIALITNLTPDHLSRYLNVDDYYATKFNIFNNQDENDYMIINKDDELFEKLVSKELKAKKVYIKNNENALYFENELIISKENTSLKGEHNVQNMLNIIAIAKIIGIKNETISSFLSGTKPLEHRVENFLKKGKVTFINDSKGTNVESSLVALETFKNKKVYLICGGQDKKIDNSLFFQKICSENIFCMLIGENSNLYVSYFKNVGYTKYIETKNLENTIIYLKKHLDFDSETYVLLSPATASFDQFKSFEHRGKVFKDLVLNTFGGNNG
- a CDS encoding FtsW/RodA/SpoVE family cell cycle protein; the encoded protein is MDKKNLQYALITIVLAISVIGIVFIGSITMPLILKDPVGNGGMFIKHLIIVAMAVAASFALYKVLLENRKKFMNPNKALEYTIIGICIFLLLLPLAFPAVKGAHRWIRLPGFTLQPSEIVKPIFIILLASVYYRYRRDEQNTIVNFLGITAIFFLAIWLEKSKTSALQYALIGYLMFCVTTARQKIKFGIAGIGSLSFILLLILSRDYSWQRIVSFGGDKVHPQVAAALSAIKTGNITGLGIGDGLHKYFYLSEAHNDYMFAAISEEGGFIWAIIIILLFMSLIFILFYIAFSLNSFFNKYIVFGVAFNIANQIVVHIAINLNLSPSTGITLPFISYGGSSFIANTMCIALVLFAINSDKKGEI